The Populus trichocarpa isolate Nisqually-1 chromosome 11, P.trichocarpa_v4.1, whole genome shotgun sequence genome has a segment encoding these proteins:
- the LOC7470933 gene encoding thiamine thiazole synthase, chloroplastic, which produces MATMATTLTSLSTKSQKLSPFDTSSSFHGTPISKPTLRMQPTKSSSSPNVSISMSSPPYDLNAFKFEPIKESIVSREMTRRYMMDMITHADTDVVIVGAGSAGLSCAYELSKNPSVKIAIVEQSVSPGGGAWLGGQLFSAMVVRKPAHLFLNELGIEYDEQEDYVVIKHAALFTSTIMSKLLARPNVKLFNAVAAEDLIVKEGRVGGVVTNWALVSMNHDTQSCMDPNVMEAKVVVSSCGHDGPFGATGVKRLKSIGMIDSVPGMKALDMNAAEDAIVKLTREVVPGMIVTGMEVAEIDGSPRMGPTFGAMMISGQKAAHLALKSLGMPNALDGTFVGGIHPELILAAVESAEIAET; this is translated from the exons ATGGCAACCATGGCTACAACTCTCACTTCTCTctcaacaaaatcccaaaaacTCTCCCCTTTTGACACCTCCTCTTCCTTCCATGGCACTCCCATCTCAAAACCAACACTTCGTATGCAGCCCACAAAATCATCATCGTCACCAAACGTTTCCATCTCCATGTCATCTCCACCGTATGATCTGAATGCTTTCAAGTTTGAACCTATCAAAGAGTCTATAGTGTCAAGAGAAATGACAAGAAGGTACATGATGGACATGATAACTCATGCAGACACTGATGTTGTTATTGTTGGTGCTGGCTCTGCCGGGTTATCTTGTGCTTATGAGCTTAGCAAGAACCCTTCTGTCAAAATTGCCATTGTTGAACAATCTGTTAGCCCTGGTGGTGGTGCTTGGCTTGGTGGTCAGCTCTTCTCTGCCATG GTTGTACGCAAACCAGCTCATCTCTTCCTTAATGAGCTCGGTATTGAGTATGATGAGCAAGAAGACTATGTAGTAATCAAGCATGCAGCCCTTTTCACCTCCACAATCATGAGCAAACTCCTTGCCCGTCCAAATGTTAAGCTTTTCAATGCTGTGGCTGCAGAGGACTTGATAGTGAAGGAAGGAAGAGTGGGTGGAGTGGTCACTAATTGGGCTCTTGTGTCAATGAACCATGACACACAATCTTGTATGGACCCTAATGTGATGGAGGCCAAGGTGGTTGTGAGTTCTTGTGGCCATGATGGACCATTTGGTGCTACTGGGGTCAAGAGGCTTAAGAGCATTGGCATGATTGATAGTGTGCCAGGAATGAAGGCTCTTGACATGAACGCTGCTGAAGATGCCATTGTGAAGCTTACTAGGGAAGTTGTGCCTGGAATGATTGTTACTGGCATGGAAGTTGCTGAGATTGATGGCTCTCCGAGAATG GGACCAACATTTGGGGCAATGATGATATCAGGGCAGAAGGCAGCTCACCTTGCCTTGAAGTCACTCGGGATGCCCAATGCACTGGATGGAACATTTGTGGGAGGCATTCATCCAGAGCTGATCCTGGCTGCTGTTGAATCTGCTGAAATTGCAGAGACTTGA